AAATTTTCAGGAAATGCCTTTGTAAGTGAAAATGGAGTAAGCTGCCATCATGGAACTCTGCTTGTAGACGTTGATTTGTCAAAGCTTACAACCTACCTAACGGTATCGCCGCTGAAGCTTCAGTCAAAAGGAATTGATTCTGTTGCCTCCAGAGTAGTTAATCTTAAAGAAATCTCTAAAAATATAACAATTGATAGCTTGAAGGAGGCTCTCATTGACAGCTTCAATGAATTTTATGAAACAAAGGCTGAAGTTGTAGCTTTAAATGAAAAAACAGTAGATTTAAAGGCTTACCTTGAAAAATACAGCTCTTGGCAGTGGAATTTTTCGGAAAGCCCTGACTTTTCAATATCAATAGAAGAAAAATTTCCTTGGGGAATGCTTGAGTTATATATTGAGTTTTCAGATGGGAAAATAGAAAAATGCAGGTTTTTTACAGATGCAATTGAACTTGAAGATTTTCAAAGCTTGGAAAGAGCACTTGAAAACACAGAGTTTAAAAGCGGAAATATAATTGAAGCTATAGAAAAAATAATTAATAATGAACAAATAAAGCTAGATTTATGCAGCTTGATAAGTAATAAGCTTCAATAAAATAAAGCACAGGCTAACATATAGTAATTGCGGCTAACAAACAGGCTTTTCATCCAATAAATCCTTCTTTAAATATTTAAAAATATATTAATACTTTTGCAAGAAAATTAATATATTTTTAATAGGTATCATTCGTCATAAAAAGAATGATGCAAAAAGGGGGTAAAAAATGAAAAGAAAACCATTGGCATTATTAGTTTCATTAACCATGCTATTTTCTATAGCAGCAACAGGTGGGAGCAGTCAAAAGGTAGAGGGTGCTTCAGCATCAACCCCAAAGAAATTTGTGCAGACACTGCCAAGCTATCAAAAACTGGATAAGGAGCTTCAGGCGGAAGCACGAGCTAAAGGACTAAAGGTAGAGGGTAAGGACTTAAAGGGCTACAATGGAAAGGCTTATATAAAACCAGGAAATATAGGTCCTCTAACGCCTTTAGATGTAACAGGGAAGGATAAAAAGGGGATAGCTATTCTAGTTGATTTTCCTGTAGAAAATAAAGAGGGCAAGATAAGCGATGTACCAGGTGTTAATTATCCTCAGATTCCAGTAAATCAGTTTGAAGGTTTATTAAACGGAAGCAAGTATGATCCCTATCAGCTGAATATGTTTTCATGGATAAAGACTGAAGCTGAAAAATTAGGAATAACAGTACCTACAAATAGAACCTTAAACAATTATTATAAAGAAGTAAGCTATGATCAGTTTAAGATTAATGTAGATGTAAAGGGTTGGTATACACTGCCTAAGCCATACAGCTACTATCTAAAGCAAGGAGAATATTACAACGACAATGGAGATGCTCATATTGGAGAATTGATTGCGGATGCAATAGACTTGGCTGACAAAGCTGGAGTTGATTTTTCGCAATATGCAGTGGATGCAAAGGCTGGAGATTTTGCAGACCTTTATGGCGATGCAACCGCTACTCCGGATGGAATTAAGAGGATTGTTCCAAATATATTTGTGATTCATAGAGGAACAGGAGCTGAATACAGCCAAGATCCTAGCATTATATGGTCTCATAAGTGGGATATTTTAAGTGCCAGCTATTACGGCCAATACTATCAGACAGGAAGCTATCCTGAAGACAGCAGTTTAAGCTACAAGGTTGTGGATGGTGTTGTAGTTAACACTTACAACATTTGTCCAGAGGTTGGTCAGGATATAACTGAATACTATACCAAGCCTGCAGGAATCCCTAAAAGAGAGCCTTCACCAGTAGATCCTGGAGTTTTTGCTCATGAGTTCGGACACGTATTAGGCCTTCCAGATCAGTATGATTATGGCTATGATTCAGAAGGAACAGGCATGTTTACACTTATGGCTGGCGGAAGCTATGGAAGAGATATAGATACAGGTAATAAATTATTGAACCGATATTTTAGCGGCTTCTCACCAGTTCATATGGATGCTTGGTCTAAGTATTATTTAGGTTTTATGCAGCCTAAGGTTATTACAAAGGAATCCTTAAGCGGCAAGACAGAGACAATAACACTTCAGCCAGTTGCTCAATCTACGGCTCCAAATTACTACAAGATAGTTGTGCCAGGTTCAAACGGCAAGGAATATTTCCTGCTTGAAAACCGCCAGCAGCTTGGCTATGACAAAGGTCTTGCTTATACTGTGGATGGAAAGAACCTGCATGGCTTGGTAATTTACCATGTAGATGAGAATGTTCTAGTAAGAAACTTCCACAGACCAAATGAAGCTGCTAACTGGGACTGGAATAATAGAGGTGCAAACTATAGGGATAAGGAAACAGGTGAAAACCACTATGGTATTTCTGTAGTTCAAGCAGATGGAAGATGGGATATGGAAAAGTATATTAATGACGGGGATTCAGGAGACGTTTTTCCAGGTACAGCAAAGGTAACAGCCTTAACTCCAAGCATTAAGTCCAGCATTAATACCACTTCTTATTACAAGTGGGGAACTGACAGCAGAAGCTACACTGGCATTACTATAGATAATATAGTAGAAGGCAAAAATGGGGTTATAACTGCTAGAGTTTATTTTAAATAGAGCTAAAAGGTGAGTATAGCGCTGGGGTCTATATAAGAACCAAATAAAATAGAAGGTCAGGCATTAATTTAAATAATGCTTGACCTTCTATTTAGTGTTTTCTAACAATTGCCAATGTGTTACAATATTAACTAAGTACTTTTTCTACAGAACGGAGGGGTTAGTAATGAGCCAGCCTGATTTTTCAAAATGCCAGGAATGGATTAAAATAAGCGGAAAGAGAAAGGTTCAGTCTTTTCAGGATTGTTTTGCTGATTTGTTTAATATTAGCTTGGGGATAGTGTCTTTAGAAGGAAAGTCATTAACTGTTTGGTCTAATTCCTCGCTGTTTTGCCACTATATTCTTAAGAAAAATCATGAAAGATGTAAACGTGAACAGCAAAGTATTTTAGAGCATTTATTAAAAAAAGAAGAATCTCTTATATATACTTGTTATACAGGGGTGACCTATTTTGCTATCCCTATATTTTGCGAAAAGGAAATAATAGCTGTATGCCTTGGAGGAGGAGTGTACCTTGAGGAAAATATAGAACTTGCAAACGAAAAGATTGTAAAGGGCATTCAAGTACTTAGCGAATCAAAGCTTAACGAGATTGTTAAGATGCTTGAAAATATCTTCAACCTTATAAATATAGAGCAAAATATATACTCCTTTAACGAAGAAAAGAAGGCGGACAATCATAACGATTTGATGCTGCTAAATAAAAAGTTAAGCCTTAGAGAGCTTGAAGTAGTTAAATTAATTAATTCAGGAATGTCTAACAAGGAAATCGCCTCTGATTTGAATATAAGTGAAAAAACAGTAAAGACACATATTACAAATATTTTAAGAAAGCTAAAGATGAAGGACAGATTAGAAATTGTTATATCTTGCAAAAATAGTGCAGTAAGTTGATTAGGTGATATTATGCCGATAAGAAAAAGAATTTTGATTTTGGTTTCTGTAATTATCACTGTACCTATGCTTTTAGTGTTTTTATTATCTAGTACTATTTTAGATAATGAAATTGAAAGGGCAGCCCAGGGATATCTCCAAAATGCTTTCATAATAGCTCGAAATTTAATGCAGGATAGATTAAATGAAATGAAGAGGCTGTCTTCTGAGACAAGCAAGTCTGAAGAGTTTTCAGTGGCAGTTGAGAAAATGGATTCTTTGAAATTGGAGAAAACCATTAAAAACATTAGTAAAGTATATAGTTACCTGGACTTATATATGGTGTTTGATGAGAAGGGTGAATTAATTCTCAATATGCCTAAGCTAAAATACTCTCAAGCTTCAAGAATAAAAGATCTAATTGAGAAATCTAAAACAGTACAAAGTACTGTAATTTCTGAGGAGGTATTTAACCTAGAGGACTTATTTGATGAGAACTCTGAAGAATACAACAGATTTAAGGTGTTAATAAGCAATAACAACACAACTAAATATTTAACTAAAGCTTTAGCAGCAATAAGCGTTTCTCCTGTGTACAACAGGGAAGGAAATAAAATTATTGGTTTCTTTGTTTTAGGCTCTCTAGCAAACAACAACAACTATTTTCCTGAGATATATACAAGCAATGTTGAAAATTCCTATTTAGCTATTTCGGTGGACGGAATACGAATAGCTTCTAATATCAGAAGTCCTAAGAAACAAAACTTTGTGGGAAGCACCATACCTGTACCCATAAGCAGACTGGAAGAAAGCACAAATGGCTATTATGGCAGGGAGAGTTACGATGGTGAGGTCCATATTTTTTTAGACAAGCCTATAGTAAACTGTGATGGCAACAAGATTGCTGTTTTAGGAGTAGGTATTCCTGAAAATAAATTTTCCATAATAATGAACACACAAAAGACTATCATTATTGTGGTTTCCCTATGCTGTCTAATTTTGATGGCGTTCATTGCAAGGTACTATGCTAATAAGATTACTGAGCCTATTATTAAGGCCACGGAGCTTGCCAATCAAATAGCTAAAGGAAGCAGAGATATTGAGGTTGAAGAAAGGTTTTTGCAAGCTAGAAACAGCGAAACAACAATTCTTCTGGAGGCTTTTGAAAAAATGGCTGCTGATTTAAAAAACAGTGAAGAAGAAAGAAGAATTTATTTTGAAAAGCTTGAAGGTGAGCATGCAATGCAGCAGAAGCTTTCAAAGGAGCTGTATTTATTGAATGAAAGCTTGGAGGAAAAGGTTAGTCTTAGAACACAGGATTTATATGAGGCTGTAGCGGCTTTAAAAAGAGCAGGAAAGGTTAAGTCTCTCTTTTTAGCTAATATGAGTCATGAACTTAGAACTCCATTAAGCGCTATAATAAGCTGCTCTGAAATTTTGAAGGAGGAGGTTTTTGGACCTCTAAACGATATGCAGCTTAAATACATAACAAATATATTAAACAGCGGCAATCATTTGCTGCATATAATTAATGATATTTTAGACATCTCCAAAATTGAGTCTGGAAAAATGACTCTCAACTTGGGAGTTTATACGATTTCCAGCATTGTTGAGGAAAGCATGACAATAGTTAAAAGCCTTGCCTATAGTAAGGATATAAGTCTGGAAGCAAGGATTATGCCTGAAGATTTTATGCTGAAGGTTGATGCCAATAAATTGAAACAGATATTATGTAATTTGTTATCTAATGCAATTAAGTTCACACCTGCAA
The genomic region above belongs to Clostridium swellfunianum and contains:
- a CDS encoding lipoate--protein ligase, whose amino-acid sequence is MHKNFKIYISEVFDPKFNLSLEQWLMENNAPDEVVFFLWQNENTIVIGRNQNPYKECDIKKLNEDKVQLVRRLSGGGAVYHDLGNLNFTFIAAEENYNVIDNMSLILKGLSRFGIQGYFNGRNDLMVQDRKFSGNAFVSENGVSCHHGTLLVDVDLSKLTTYLTVSPLKLQSKGIDSVASRVVNLKEISKNITIDSLKEALIDSFNEFYETKAEVVALNEKTVDLKAYLEKYSSWQWNFSESPDFSISIEEKFPWGMLELYIEFSDGKIEKCRFFTDAIELEDFQSLERALENTEFKSGNIIEAIEKIINNEQIKLDLCSLISNKLQ
- a CDS encoding M6 family metalloprotease domain-containing protein, with protein sequence MKRKPLALLVSLTMLFSIAATGGSSQKVEGASASTPKKFVQTLPSYQKLDKELQAEARAKGLKVEGKDLKGYNGKAYIKPGNIGPLTPLDVTGKDKKGIAILVDFPVENKEGKISDVPGVNYPQIPVNQFEGLLNGSKYDPYQLNMFSWIKTEAEKLGITVPTNRTLNNYYKEVSYDQFKINVDVKGWYTLPKPYSYYLKQGEYYNDNGDAHIGELIADAIDLADKAGVDFSQYAVDAKAGDFADLYGDATATPDGIKRIVPNIFVIHRGTGAEYSQDPSIIWSHKWDILSASYYGQYYQTGSYPEDSSLSYKVVDGVVVNTYNICPEVGQDITEYYTKPAGIPKREPSPVDPGVFAHEFGHVLGLPDQYDYGYDSEGTGMFTLMAGGSYGRDIDTGNKLLNRYFSGFSPVHMDAWSKYYLGFMQPKVITKESLSGKTETITLQPVAQSTAPNYYKIVVPGSNGKEYFLLENRQQLGYDKGLAYTVDGKNLHGLVIYHVDENVLVRNFHRPNEAANWDWNNRGANYRDKETGENHYGISVVQADGRWDMEKYINDGDSGDVFPGTAKVTALTPSIKSSINTTSYYKWGTDSRSYTGITIDNIVEGKNGVITARVYFK
- a CDS encoding LuxR family transcriptional regulator translates to MSQPDFSKCQEWIKISGKRKVQSFQDCFADLFNISLGIVSLEGKSLTVWSNSSLFCHYILKKNHERCKREQQSILEHLLKKEESLIYTCYTGVTYFAIPIFCEKEIIAVCLGGGVYLEENIELANEKIVKGIQVLSESKLNEIVKMLENIFNLINIEQNIYSFNEEKKADNHNDLMLLNKKLSLRELEVVKLINSGMSNKEIASDLNISEKTVKTHITNILRKLKMKDRLEIVISCKNSAVS
- a CDS encoding ATP-binding protein — encoded protein: MPIRKRILILVSVIITVPMLLVFLLSSTILDNEIERAAQGYLQNAFIIARNLMQDRLNEMKRLSSETSKSEEFSVAVEKMDSLKLEKTIKNISKVYSYLDLYMVFDEKGELILNMPKLKYSQASRIKDLIEKSKTVQSTVISEEVFNLEDLFDENSEEYNRFKVLISNNNTTKYLTKALAAISVSPVYNREGNKIIGFFVLGSLANNNNYFPEIYTSNVENSYLAISVDGIRIASNIRSPKKQNFVGSTIPVPISRLEESTNGYYGRESYDGEVHIFLDKPIVNCDGNKIAVLGVGIPENKFSIIMNTQKTIIIVVSLCCLILMAFIARYYANKITEPIIKATELANQIAKGSRDIEVEERFLQARNSETTILLEAFEKMAADLKNSEEERRIYFEKLEGEHAMQQKLSKELYLLNESLEEKVSLRTQDLYEAVAALKRAGKVKSLFLANMSHELRTPLSAIISCSEILKEEVFGPLNDMQLKYITNILNSGNHLLHIINDILDISKIESGKMTLNLGVYTISSIVEESMTIVKSLAYSKDISLEARIMPEDFMLKVDANKLKQILCNLLSNAIKFTPANGQVSVAAVKEGSFAKFTVKDNGIGIKEEDQERVFIEFEQVDSSYERKYGGTGLGLPLTKKLVELHNGKIFLLSQPGRGTEVIVTLPLDIDESNKSSIIVS